Proteins co-encoded in one Dehalobacter sp. genomic window:
- a CDS encoding DUF2089 domain-containing protein, which produces MQYKAPGLCPICGHSLYVSKLNCMNCNTTLEGQFIPCKFCQLPPDQLEFIEVFIKCRGNIKDVEKELGISYPTVRGRLDSAIQALGYKVDGSDLQEERENRKEILDALDRGEITSQEAASRLKKAGK; this is translated from the coding sequence ATTCAATACAAAGCGCCGGGTTTGTGTCCGATTTGCGGACATAGCCTGTATGTCAGCAAACTGAACTGTATGAACTGCAACACTACCCTGGAAGGGCAGTTTATCCCATGTAAATTTTGTCAGCTCCCTCCCGACCAGCTTGAATTTATTGAAGTCTTTATTAAGTGCCGGGGTAACATCAAAGATGTGGAAAAGGAACTGGGAATTTCTTACCCTACCGTCAGGGGACGCCTGGACAGCGCCATTCAAGCATTGGGATATAAAGTGGATGGTTCGGATCTGCAGGAGGAAAGAGAAAACCGCAAGGAAATTCTGGACGCCCTGGATCGCGGAGAAATCACTTCGCAGGAAGCCGCCAGCCGCCTGAAAAAGGCTGGAAAATAA
- a CDS encoding heavy metal-binding domain-containing protein has translation MLIVTTENIKGYKVTDVKGQVFGLVVRSRGLGGNIIAGLRSLIGGEIHEYTALLEDTRKQAIDRMVKNAQAMGANAVVMMRFDSSEIGQTMSEIVAFGTAVVVEKEV, from the coding sequence ATGTTAATCGTCACGACCGAAAATATCAAAGGTTACAAAGTAACGGATGTTAAAGGCCAGGTGTTCGGTCTCGTTGTTCGCAGCCGGGGATTAGGCGGGAATATCATAGCTGGGCTGCGCAGTCTTATCGGTGGAGAAATCCATGAATACACCGCCCTGCTTGAAGATACCCGTAAACAGGCGATAGACCGTATGGTTAAGAATGCCCAGGCTATGGGAGCAAACGCTGTTGTGATGATGCGGTTTGATTCCAGCGAAATTGGACAGACCATGAGTGAAATTGTCGCCTTTGGGACTGCGGTTGTGGTGGAGAAAGAAGTTTAA